The genomic interval CTACTATAACTAAACAAATAAAAAATATACTTTACGTATTTTCAATTTATTCACTAACAGTTCTTTAATGGAATATTTATAAAACCTACAAGTAAAATTTGCTAGTTCTTCGTAGCTTTGCGGCTCAATTCAAAAACTTACAATGCAAAGTATCAGAAATATTGCCATCATAGCACACGTAGATCATGGTAAAACAACCTTAGTAGACAAAATTATTCATGCTTCTAAAATTTTCCGTGAAAACCAGGAATTCGGAGAACTGATTCTGGATAACAACGACCTGGAACGGGAAAGAGGTATTACCATTGTGGCCAAAAACGTTTCCGTCCGGTATAAAGATGTGAAAATAAATATTATCGACACCCCAGGCCACGCAGATTTTGGCGGTGAGGTAGAACGTGTGTTGAAAATGGCCGATGGCGTATTATTGTTGGTAGATGCGTTTGAAGGCCCTATGCCTCAAACCCGCTTTGTATTGAGTAAAGCCATTAATCTGGGTCTGAAACCTATTGTTGTAATTAATAAAGTAGATAAAGAAAACTGCCGTCCGGATGAGGTACATGAAGCGGTGTTCGATTTGATGTTCAACCTGGAGGCTACGGAAGAACAACTCGATTTTGTCACTGTTTATGGTTCTTCCAAACAAGGATGGATGAGCACTGACTGGCGCAAACGTACCGATAATATTATTCCGCTGCTGGATGCTATTGTAGACAATATTCCACCGGCACCTATGTATGAAGGTACGCCACAGTTACAGATCACTTCTCTGGATTATTCTTCGTTCGTAGGCCGTATTGCCATTGGCCGGGTTTTCCGGGGTACTTTAAAGGAGAATGCGCCCATGTCATTGATGAAAACGGATGGCGTGATTAAAAAAGTAAGAATTAAGGAGTTGCATGTGTTTGAAGGATTGGGGAGATTAAAAGTTCCTGAAGTAAAAGCCGGCGACATTTGTGCGGTAGTGGGCCTGGAAGATTTTGAGATTGGCGATACCCTGGCCGATGCAGAGAATCCGGAACCTTTGCCACGTATTTCGATTGATGAGCCTACCATGAATATGCTCTTCACGATCAATACCTCTCCGTTTTTTGGTAAAGAAGGTAAATATGTAACCTCCCGCCATTTGAGAGACCGCCTGTTTAAAGAAGTGGAAAAAAACCTGGCTATGCGGGTGGAAGCTACCGATACAGAAGATAAATTTTTAGTCTACGGACGAGGCATTCTGCATTTGTCTATTCTGATTGAAACCATGCGCCGGGAAGGATATGAATTGCAGGTAGGTCAGCCACAGGTAATTTTTAAAGAAATAGATGGCGTACGCCACGAACCAGTGGAAACGCTGGTGGTAGATGTACCGCAGGAATCTTCTGGAAAGGTGATCGAACTGGTTACGCAACGTAAAGGTGAATTGCTTGTGATGGAACCTAAGGGTGACTTACAGCACCTGGAGTTTATCATTCCCGCACGTGGTATTATTGGATTGCGGAACAACGTTTTAACGGCTACTGCCGGAGAAGCGATTATGAACCATAGATTTAAGTCCTATGAACCCTATAAAGGAAATATTCCGGGACGTATCAATGGGTCTTTAATTTCTATGGAAACCGGAGCAGGCACACCTTATGCCATTGATAAATTGCAGGACCGTGGCTTCTTCTTCGTAGACCCGGGTGAGGAAGTATATATGGGCCAAGTGATTGGCGAACACAACCGCCAGAATGACATTGTAGTGAATATTCAGAAAGGCAAACAGTTGACCAACATGCGGGCTTCCGGTTCGGATACCAACGTGCGGATTGCACCTAAAATCCAGTTCTCTCTGGAAGAAGCCATGGAGTATATCCAGAAAGATGAATACCTGGAAATCACGCCTAAATCGATCCGGATGCGTAAAATCTATTTAGATGAAAATGAACGTAAACGTATGGAGAATAAAGCAGGCTGATTGGTGTAAAAATACATTGCCAGATTCCATTAGTATAAATAAAAAGAGCGTGAACTGATAACCAGGTCACGCTCTTTTTATTTATAGCTTCATTAATTCAATTTATCTGAAATAGCAATATTACTGACCGCCATTTCCTTGCTGTAAGCCAGGTTCAGCACCCTGCTTGTCGCCAAACATTTTTTCGCGAATAGCAGCAGCACGTGTAGCAGCATCCGGATCAGCCTCGTATTGATTAGCTGCCTGCTTGGGAGGCCCGCCAATATTGCCATATACATATTCGCTCCCTGCGTTTGGATCTTCCTGTTCAATACTATTGGCATCTAAGTGACAAGCGGATGTAACCATCACCAAACCTATGAATAAGGCTGTTTGAATATGCTTTTTAAGTGTATTTATTCTTTCTGAAATCATAACAAAAGATTTAGTATT from Rhodocytophaga rosea carries:
- the typA gene encoding translational GTPase TypA, producing the protein MQSIRNIAIIAHVDHGKTTLVDKIIHASKIFRENQEFGELILDNNDLERERGITIVAKNVSVRYKDVKINIIDTPGHADFGGEVERVLKMADGVLLLVDAFEGPMPQTRFVLSKAINLGLKPIVVINKVDKENCRPDEVHEAVFDLMFNLEATEEQLDFVTVYGSSKQGWMSTDWRKRTDNIIPLLDAIVDNIPPAPMYEGTPQLQITSLDYSSFVGRIAIGRVFRGTLKENAPMSLMKTDGVIKKVRIKELHVFEGLGRLKVPEVKAGDICAVVGLEDFEIGDTLADAENPEPLPRISIDEPTMNMLFTINTSPFFGKEGKYVTSRHLRDRLFKEVEKNLAMRVEATDTEDKFLVYGRGILHLSILIETMRREGYELQVGQPQVIFKEIDGVRHEPVETLVVDVPQESSGKVIELVTQRKGELLVMEPKGDLQHLEFIIPARGIIGLRNNVLTATAGEAIMNHRFKSYEPYKGNIPGRINGSLISMETGAGTPYAIDKLQDRGFFFVDPGEEVYMGQVIGEHNRQNDIVVNIQKGKQLTNMRASGSDTNVRIAPKIQFSLEEAMEYIQKDEYLEITPKSIRMRKIYLDENERKRMENKAG